A region of Vigna radiata var. radiata cultivar VC1973A chromosome 6, Vradiata_ver6, whole genome shotgun sequence DNA encodes the following proteins:
- the LOC106764735 gene encoding uncharacterized protein LOC106764735 isoform X1: MVQRRVVNPIMNYSTEFRAYEDDAWYTVSLLFHGNTLTVKFLGFPIENDVVFHSSYFQNLKDLEAFKRRFRPLSNQLQDEECGLLTPGTRVCACHFFNNEDIRFYDAVVDGVQESEHSWKTGEEECLCTFILFWLHGPNARKLTATSIENICVVQPRWELDPVVASFLDDCSSFLMRKEDSGFGMVPYCNNRSNSARQITYFGRMIKETQCARRSVVNACSPEVSCLKRRTEDRDLGGPKNMCMILITNMDKELCPSTVTEFLQRHTSLSVRVFIFPNLSMEVYNRGAIMVHSEKELQELCGFLNNPNCIITSSTGRPLVILEKLVGLENIKASIGAFVHISENILQEKQRRRMNNLKVVHSGSKEFKIASIMRDLFWAFSEHQERLQKRLALEERRIFAANEQLA; the protein is encoded by the exons ATGGTGCAGAGAAGGGTTGTGAATCCCATAATGAATTACTCGACGGAGTTTAGAGCTTACGAAGATGATGCATGGTATACGGTTTCTCTTTTGTTCCATGGAAATACTCTCACGGTGAAGTTCTTGGGTTTTCCTATTGAAAACGACGTCGTGTTTCAttcttcatattttcaaaacttgaaGGACCTCGAAGCGTTTAAGCGTCGTTTCAGACCCCTCTCCAACCAGCTTCAAGATGAAGAGTGTGGTTTACTCACTCCCGGAACTAGGGTTTGTGCTTGCCATTTCTTCAATAACGAAGACATTCGCTTTTACGACGCCGTTGTCGATGGG GTGCAAGAAAGTGAGCATTCTTGGAAAACAGGAGAGGAAGAATGCTTGTGtacttttatacttttttgGTTGCATGGACCAAATGCAAGAAAATTGACTGCTACATCAATTGAGAACATTTGTGTAGTTCAACCTAGATGGGAGCTAGATCCTGTAGTGGCTTCATTTCTGGATGattgttcttcttttttaatGCGAAAGGAAGATTCTGGCTTTGGAATGGTTCCATATTGCAACAACAGATCTAACTCCGCTCGTCAAATTACTTATTTTGGACGAATGATAAAG GAAACACAATGTGCTAGGCGGTCTGTTGTCAATGCATGTTCACCTGAAG tcaGTTGTCTCAAACGAAGAACAGAAGACAGGGATCTTGGGGGACCGAAAAATATGTGTATGATATTGATTACAAATATGGATAAAGAGTTATGTCCATCTACAGTTACAGAGTTCTTACAGAGACATACTTCTCTATCAGTCCGAGtctttatttttccaaatttgtCAATGGAGGTATACAATAGGGGAGCCATTATGGTGCATTCTGAAAAAGAGTTGCAAGAGCTGTGTGGCTTTTTGAATAATCCCAACTGCATCATAACATCTTCAACTGGCAG GCCTTTGGTGATACTTGAAAAACTAGTGggattagaaaatattaaagcaTCAATAGGAGCCTTTGTGCATATATCAGAG AATATATTGCAGGAAAAACAGAGAAGACGGATGAACAATTTGAAGGTTGTGCATTCAGGAAGTAAAGAATTCAAGATAGCTAGTATTATGAGGGATTTGTTTTGGGCATTTTCTGAGCACCAAGAACGCTTACAGAAGAGGCTTGCACTTGAGGAGAGAAGGATATTTGCAGCTAATGAACAATTAGCTTAG
- the LOC106764735 gene encoding uncharacterized protein LOC106764735 isoform X2, producing MVQRRVVNPIMNYSTEFRAYEDDAWYTVSLLFHGNTLTVKFLGFPIENDVVFHSSYFQNLKDLEAFKRRFRPLSNQLQDEECGLLTPGTRVCACHFFNNEDIRFYDAVVDGVQESEHSWKTGEEECLCTFILFWLHGPNARKLTATSIENICVVQPRWELDPVVASFLDDCSSFLMRKEDSGFGMVPYCNNRSNSARQITYFGRMIKETQCARRSVVNACSPEVSCLKRRTEDRDLGGPKNMCMILITNMDKELCPSTVTEFLQRHTSLSVRVFIFPNLSMEVYNRGAIMVHSEKELQELCGFLNNPNCIITSSTGRIYCRKNREDG from the exons ATGGTGCAGAGAAGGGTTGTGAATCCCATAATGAATTACTCGACGGAGTTTAGAGCTTACGAAGATGATGCATGGTATACGGTTTCTCTTTTGTTCCATGGAAATACTCTCACGGTGAAGTTCTTGGGTTTTCCTATTGAAAACGACGTCGTGTTTCAttcttcatattttcaaaacttgaaGGACCTCGAAGCGTTTAAGCGTCGTTTCAGACCCCTCTCCAACCAGCTTCAAGATGAAGAGTGTGGTTTACTCACTCCCGGAACTAGGGTTTGTGCTTGCCATTTCTTCAATAACGAAGACATTCGCTTTTACGACGCCGTTGTCGATGGG GTGCAAGAAAGTGAGCATTCTTGGAAAACAGGAGAGGAAGAATGCTTGTGtacttttatacttttttgGTTGCATGGACCAAATGCAAGAAAATTGACTGCTACATCAATTGAGAACATTTGTGTAGTTCAACCTAGATGGGAGCTAGATCCTGTAGTGGCTTCATTTCTGGATGattgttcttcttttttaatGCGAAAGGAAGATTCTGGCTTTGGAATGGTTCCATATTGCAACAACAGATCTAACTCCGCTCGTCAAATTACTTATTTTGGACGAATGATAAAG GAAACACAATGTGCTAGGCGGTCTGTTGTCAATGCATGTTCACCTGAAG tcaGTTGTCTCAAACGAAGAACAGAAGACAGGGATCTTGGGGGACCGAAAAATATGTGTATGATATTGATTACAAATATGGATAAAGAGTTATGTCCATCTACAGTTACAGAGTTCTTACAGAGACATACTTCTCTATCAGTCCGAGtctttatttttccaaatttgtCAATGGAGGTATACAATAGGGGAGCCATTATGGTGCATTCTGAAAAAGAGTTGCAAGAGCTGTGTGGCTTTTTGAATAATCCCAACTGCATCATAACATCTTCAACTGGCAG AATATATTGCAGGAAAAACAGAGAAGACGGATGA